The genomic region TAACATACAATgtatataaacttaataatattattgtaaaacttACGATTTGGTAGTGGAATATATATACGTTTTTCTAAACGCCTACGAAGAGCTTCATCAATGTCCCATGGAAAATTTGTAGCTGCTAATACCATTACCACTTTGCTTGGGTCTTCACTGAagaatattagtattatattaaattatattacgatattatgACGGTAGATCTGATCCTGTATTCTcttcatataattaaatgttttaccAATCCATGTAAATACACGTTTATAATGTATCCTTACTTGTTTGAGCTTATGCCATCCATTTGAACTAAAAGTTCGGATTTTACTCGTCTTGAAGCTTCATGTTCAGATTCGGATCCTCTTCTAGAGCACAGAGAGTCAATTTCATCTATGAATATTGTGCTAGGTGCATAAAATCTGGcctatataaatgtaaataatgtacaatatatgtaaAGTTTAAGTATTGAGTATTAAGatagaaaatgttaaagaaaaataatcttatttagaaatattttatatttaccatTTCAAAAAGAAGACGAACGAGTTTTTCCGATTCTCCTCGATACTTTGATGTTAATGTAGAAgaagaaacattaaaaaatgttgttccACATTCGGTAGCTACTGCTTTTGCAAGCATTGTTTTCCCAGTGCCTGGTGGCCCAACCATAAGTACACCTTTCCAGGGACGACGAATAccctaaaaatataatattaacttttataattatgccATGTTGCATATAACAACGAGGAACACACTTTacatactttaaaaaaatctggCATCCACATAGGAAGAACAACAGCTTCTTCTAATAATCTCTTTGCTTCATGCAAATCAGCTATATCATCCCAATGAATATTTGGATTCTTTTGAACAATATCtctttctataatattaaatgcaaattatttatgcaaattataacATGAATAATCATATCATGACATATTATACCTAGTAGATCTACTAAATCTCTATCATTTCCAGAAGGCTCAAATTTACGTTCCTCTACCTCTATATCTACTTTTTCACTTTCTGATTTTTcctgtgaaaaatatttatacattatgatAGTACTACATTACACGCATTCTTttgtaatgaaaaaataaactaacTTTATTGGCATCATCCTTTCTGGACACCTTTCTATCATCtcttttaacagtttttgTATCTGGTTTTTTTCCTGTAGCAACAGATTTTCTTATACTGGTCCGATTCTGTTGTTTTGGTTGATTTTTTACCGGTCTAATGTTCctagaaatataattcttcaCCTTATTATCTTCGTTAtagatgaaatttaatatcacaAATGAGAAAACTGTATAGTTTACTTTTGCTCTGTAGGTGTTAAAGGTGGCCACACATCTGGATCTCTTACTGGAGCTTGGCTCCAAGATGTATCTGAATTATTATAAGTCCATAAATTTGGATCTCTTGTAGGTTCTTCAAACGATAAACATGGTGTTCCTAAACATTTTAagtttcctattttatttttatgttgctCTTATTGTCAGATACGAGAATTTAGTGTAAGCAATGATAATGACAATACCAAATAGTTTTTCTCCATGAGCTTCTAATTTAAAGAGTTGCAAGGTATTAGATGTAGCCTttactttttcaaattcttgAACAATTTGATGTTGAACAAGCTGCCATTTGGCTTTACGTGTGGCATCTGCGATGCTTGCAAGTAATCGATGGATTTGTTGCACAACACCTTGGTAATAAACTCCAGAGGTATCATAATTACCAGTTAATGCCATTTCACGGGCCAGTTTAGTATTTTCACATATTTCATTGATTGAAATTGCCATAATTCtatcaaaatataaacgtatatttatacagaaaaattgtatttaataaaccctgtaaagaacaaataaaacaaaacgcGTATATTTGGAtagttctataaaatattgtacaaaaatgGGATTCTTAGTTTAAACTCCAAACATGGGAATAATGTCGTTTAAGAATAAAGGCATGTACTGAATGActgcataatatttaattaattaaatacaattgtcCCGTATACACAACAAATTCTACACTTTTCACAGCATATCAGTTTTATAACCCGTTACACCAGCGTACACATGTCTACATCAAACTATGAAGTACTGAACatcgttttaaaatttaaatattgaataccgAATAATCAGATACTGTCATAAAACCTGTATGCATTCTGACATgtcttatatgtatataataattgtttataaaatataaagtaaggtaaaatactgttaatttaaccgataattaatattatataggtCAATAAGACTAGTAAACTAACAAAACGATGTAAATATCTGTGGAATGAATTACTCGAATTTGTTAGTTACAGTCGCCATATTGATATATTCAGGAGACGCGgccttttttaaatttgtgaAGTATAATTCTTTAGATTTTAAAGTTTAGAAAGTTGCagaagtatttttaatgttacttaaaatataaggtataattgtatttatttaactttagTTGTAAAGCGCGTATACTAATGCagactttaaaataaaatataaagatataatacAACATGTAggctgaaaaataaaagaagtgCAAATATTTACAAGAAGTTAAAAGTGACAAATTGCAAGTTATGTTTTtaagcaatatattttttacctTCTCACAGGTTagttatgtaaatatattttaattaaatattgtcaaatattgtatatgtgTAGATATGTACAATTAGTCTATGATTATACTATAGACAATTTCTCTTTGCAGATATGAACCTTAAATTACCAATGCACGATGCAATCAAACCAATAGCTTGGTTAAGAGGTATATGGAAAACTGAAAAACCTGCTTCTGGAAAATACCCAacaattaaatcttttaaGTATGATGAAGAAATGAGTTTTAGGTCAATAGGTCAACCaatgttaaattatacagCAAGAAGTTGGTATGCAGATAGCAAAAAGCCAATACATTATGAAATGGGATTTTTAAGAATAGTACCTGATACAAACAAAGTAGCCTTATTATTGTCACATAATCGTGGTCTTGTAACCATTGAAGAAGGCATAGTTGaagataaaattgttagattGGAAACAGTTAGCATACGGATACCGACAGAAGGAGCAAGGGTGCCTAAAGTTACCAAGGTATAATAAGTAAAGAATAATTCAACATTCACAATGtacaattgtatattaattttaacagttGCGAAGAGAATTCAGACTGATTGATAACTGTTTGCAACATAAATTATGTTTGGCTACTGAAACTACACCAGAACTACATGATCATTTATTGGCAAGATATATTAAGGAATGTGAAAATGATCCATaacatgaaaattataaacgaatataatattctaggaaatttttaaactcGTTTATTATAGtctatgtttatatatttcatatggaaataaaaatatatttcataaaataaacaatatgtaacaaaaaaaaatacaagcaTATTGTTATACATAATTTGGAAGAAAAGAATTTCCAATTGTTatgattctatttttaaacttggattttagattttatcgCAATAAAAGTCTAGTTTTCACGCTAATTTATTACATGTTCCTAATTTTAGCATGGCAATTAAAGTGTTGAGTAGGATATTTTTGACATTTCGATATTCTATGAACAGCATACATATACTGCTACAATACTATGTATACATGCGGTAGATGAGCGATTATCACGCGAAGGACAAATTCGAGAATTACAGTTTCTAACATATACTGGAATTtagtaaaacaatttacagCATGATTCAGCGATTACTCATTTAtaggaaatatattaataatttcgaaagtattagaataattataaaatagaataatattaaataatctaatcgagtatttgtcaatttttgtgTAGGAAtagaacattattaaattgcgATTATTACTATTCAATTTACGTGTgtatgcatatttatatacgcTGATATGTTTCGTTGATGATAGAACGGTACGTATAGTATAATGTTGGCGTACCAGGAGGAACACCTGCTTATATATGCGAGTACCTGCCGTTTTACCCTCGGCACCCTCGGCACCCTCTGCCGTTACTGTTGCCATTCGACGTCAAATAGAACGTGGTACAGTTGTTCATTGTGTCGACACAAAGAAAGATCTTCCTTGTACCGCTACATAGTTATctgtattgtttttaatatcgttattTGACGTTTGTGTATAGTATTAACATCGTCTCGTTAAATCGTGTACCTGTTACccttaaacaaaaaatataaaaaagtgaaTAGCAGATAtgaaacgtaataaataaaaatagctactacagagaatatatatatgtgatatttaaatgaaatatttattggcaATGTTATTGTGCAAAATTCGTTGCTTATACAACATGTTCCATTCTTGTACGATCCACTTGCAAAATCTTTGTTGAAaagtcttttatttaaataaatcataaaaaaagcTTACAACATATCAAAAGTCGAAACAATCGACATTACAGATTTTTCAATCAgtagaaaattcaattgaagAGTTTACGTATGCGTACATACCATGACATCGTTTTACGATAATCATggctattataaaaaaatgttggaactacaagaaaaattacgaaaaaggTAAGCGACGAAGATATatggtattataatttattatatatagtatacgatatatagtaaggttattaacaaattacacGACCATTGCAGCGAAGAAGAAAGGATAAGACTAGAAGAAAGATTCAAAGTATTGTTACAAGAATCTCGTAACAGGTACGTTTTTTCCCAAATCAAATTGCCGGAACTCGATTGTTACGATTCACAATACAAGCTGCAAATAGTAGTTTTGTAGTAGCCGtgttatcgattttattctcCCTTAGGTAATAATAACATGAAAGAATTTAGTAGATTACGTATCGATTTGGCAGCAACCTACTTTTAGGGAATGTCACGGGTAACATCCGTGAATACAATCATCTTagaatacgatttattttggatatacatatatacatacataactACTCAATAAGTATATACCAAGTAGCTAGGTAGTAAACAACCATCGATTTTCCAAATAGTAATAACGTTTCAGGCATAATGTGTGCATAAATCGCCTACGATTCAAATACATAGAGTTTTTAGAGGAACAACGCATGTCGGACCAAAGGAATTACAAGCTCCTCGAAGCGTTAGACAGTGTGGACAATAGTCTAGCGTTGATGACGGCAAGAACAGAAAGGCTTAACATTCTTAGAGTGagtttatttctcattttctgcAATTCGATTAGAAACAAATGAACACGGAGTTGTAgcacaatatatgtatacacagaCTATAGCGAAATTAGCAGTTGTTACTATTTAAATGTAGAGAATTTAGAGAttcatttcaagtaaaattCGTAGTATAATATCGTTCAAGgaagattatattttttgtacaaTATGAACGCTTGAGTGAGCAGGTGTATACTGCAAACTCACCCAAATGAAGGAGCGGCGATGTGTGCGAGTGGAATCCATATGTTCGATCTTTCACTCGGTATGCTCGAAAGCTCCTCTAAAGTTCCACTTCCTAGAATTAATGGGGATGTAAGTGGACGCCTAAACATGCCGCACTGTATAGTTGCCACTCTGACCAAATAATGCACAGAAAAAGATCAAATGATTGCATAAACGAAAGCAATTACGCAAAATGATGAAAGCTTCAATTGGATGATTAATCGAGTATCCGTGATTAgcagtatattatatgtagttAGCGGTCtcattgttaaattgtactcTTAACACAAAGATTGCTgctttatataatagtatgcTAGCACTTATTACTCCTAATAACTACGTATTGTTAGACCACGTATAGTTGTGACCACACTGTAGATTTATACATCTACGGTCTATTCGTTGATAGTCTTTCTTCCATTGTACTACGAATTggcaaatattgttatattgctGGAAtgttattacttatatttataagattataaacgcatataatacataaacatGTACTACGAAAAGGGatgtttcgttatttttcagAAACATTATGAAGCTTATCTTCGCCGAATGTGTACAATTCATGCAGATGGAGTAAGCGACATGTCGAGTCGGAAAAGTGATAAATACTTGCAAACAGATGCAAAAGTGCAAATGTCTCCCGAAGCGCGCAGTACTTTACTGTTGAAATCGCCTCAACCGAATTATCAAACAATCAGATCGACTATCTGTTCCCCATcggaaactataaaaacgcCAAGTCGACAAAGAACTACATACGATCCAAATACTTTACAGATGTAttggaaaaatgatattcaacAACTACCTAAGATCCGTTTGTCCTTGCCAAGCGAAAGCAAAGGCTTCCAACAGAGCCAAAAAATACACAGCAACAACAATTTACATCTCGACCCTAGTGACTCTCCAGATGAATCAAAACTACAAAATGCAGACCGTTTCGATCGCTTTTTCGCGCAAGGGCAACTCAATCTTGATGCTACCAAGTTTCCATATCTACCCTCAGTATCCCAGTACCCTATTGATCCATCCCAACGTACGCAATCGTTCCGATTGAATCCTTCTAATAATTACCCGAACAACAACGATAGCTTTCCGTATTTAAGAACAGCATACCAAAGAAACGAATACGATCCAAGTTGTAGGAATAAACAAGTTCGTATGGAAGAGAATAAAGAGAAAGTTTCGATGACCACAAGCAGCGAATTCGACGAGTACCTTGATAAAATTCGTAAGCTTCATCGCGACCTCGACATTCAGAGCTCGGATGAAGATGGGATACGCGACGACCTGCATACGACTGCATCGCACGATGATTCCCAAATATCTGCGAAGGAAAGCTTTGACAAGAACTTTACAAGCGATGTTAAGAAGGTGTTGGAACTCGCGGAGAATCTCGTGTCTAGAACGAAGTACGCGAGCAACGCTAAAAAcgttgaaaaagaagaagaaaaccaACAAAGTTGCGTGTTAATGGCCAAAAAAAATCATGTTGAAATTTCAGATGCGCAGCAAGGACGGGCATCATTGATGGCGCACGCAACAGACAAAATTAGCAACGACATTGCGTTGTACCGGCCGGAATTAGACTCGCATGCAAATATTGAAAAGCCGAAAAACCCGAGTTATCAAGGCGTTGATGATCCGTTCGATCCGCGGCAAGAACACTCGGTCCATCCTAGCCACGGTGATGATAAAATTTACGTTGCAGAAGAATCAAAATTGGAACAGTTTCGGTTCAGTGTTAGCGAAGCGCTGGAGCCGTGGGATTTGGTCTCTTTCGAGAAACAAATCAAACAAATAGATTTTGAGGAGGAGACCGTACCGAATGAAAGTGACACGTCGCAAATTGAACAGGAAGTAGTAGCTCACGAAACGGTTCAGGAACAGGAACAGGAGCAGGAGCAGGAAGTAATCTTCAATAATATCGACGATACGTTAGAATTGCAAGACAACGAGTATGTAGGCGATCAGCATGAAGGTAGCAAAACAGAGAATCAATATGACGAAGTTTCTGCTCCGCTGCAAGAGTCTGAGATAGAAAACATTCAATCTCAGGACGATAATGATAAGATTCTTGAGCAAAAGGATTTCGACGATTACGACGATTACAACGATAACAATCAAGAGAAATCTGATGCAATGGATAATGTATTCGAAGCTGAGAATTCCGAGAAGCCAAATGGTAAAGaaatttcgaacgaaaacTACGACTATGATCAGAACCAAACTTACGAATACGAGAAAAAGGAGGAATACGACGGGTATGGTATCCAAGAATATCCACAAGAACCGAGTGAACAGTACGAAGGGTACACGAGCGAGCAGTATGATCAGTATATCGGTCATCCTGAAAGTTCCTACGATAATCAACCCGATGCGCAGTATCAAGAAGATACGAACCAAAAATATGCCTACCCTTATAATGAACAATACGAAGAAAATCAAGAGTTTGCGACGAATGCGAACGAACATTATGAGCCCAACGTAACAGAAATTCAACAAAAGCATGAACACGAGCTGAAAACTGAACTAAACGTGCCTGAAGAAGAGTTCGTGGAACAGTTAAAGGAATCGCAGAgtgaagaaagaaaggagatGGAGGAAActgaagaaaaagagaaagcagaggaaacagagaaaacagtggaaaaagagaaaaaagaggaaaaagaggaacagaagaaagaagaggaaaaagaggaacagaagaaaaaagaggaTAGTATGGAAACGGCAAGTTCGAAGGAAGAGCAAAGCGAGATATTACTTTCGCAGAATAatcagaagaaaaagaaggatgTCATCAAATCTTTGCTGGACTCAGACACAGATAGCACGATCGAACAAAATGTCTCGAACACGGAAAGcgatttcgatttcaattGAGGcttaaatatcattattgTCAGGTTGAT from Augochlora pura isolate Apur16 chromosome 5, APUR_v2.2.1, whole genome shotgun sequence harbors:
- the Kat60 gene encoding katanin p60 isoform X2 produces the protein MAISINEICENTKLAREMALTGNYDTSGVYYQGVVQQIHRLLASIADATRKAKWQLVQHQIVQEFEKVKATSNTLQLFKLEAHGEKLFGTPCLSFEEPTRDPNLWTYNNSDTSWSQAPVRDPDVWPPLTPTEQKNIRPVKNQPKQQNRTSIRKSVATGKKPDTKTVKRDDRKVSRKDDANKEKSESEKVDIEVEERKFEPSGNDRDLVDLLERDIVQKNPNIHWDDIADLHEAKRLLEEAVVLPMWMPDFFKGIRRPWKGVLMVGPPGTGKTMLAKAVATECGTTFFNVSSSTLTSKYRGESEKLVRLLFEMARFYAPSTIFIDEIDSLCSRRGSESEHEASRRVKSELLVQMDGISSNNEDPSKVVMVLAATNFPWDIDEALRRRLEKRIYIPLPNHEGREALLKINLREVKVDSSVNLADIARKLEGYSGADITNVCRDASMMSMRRKIAGLKPDQIRQLPKEELDLPVSASDFDEAVERCNKSVSQEDLEKYEKWMSEFGSS
- the Kat60 gene encoding katanin p60 isoform X1, with translation MATVTNKFEIMAISINEICENTKLAREMALTGNYDTSGVYYQGVVQQIHRLLASIADATRKAKWQLVQHQIVQEFEKVKATSNTLQLFKLEAHGEKLFGTPCLSFEEPTRDPNLWTYNNSDTSWSQAPVRDPDVWPPLTPTEQKNIRPVKNQPKQQNRTSIRKSVATGKKPDTKTVKRDDRKVSRKDDANKEKSESEKVDIEVEERKFEPSGNDRDLVDLLERDIVQKNPNIHWDDIADLHEAKRLLEEAVVLPMWMPDFFKGIRRPWKGVLMVGPPGTGKTMLAKAVATECGTTFFNVSSSTLTSKYRGESEKLVRLLFEMARFYAPSTIFIDEIDSLCSRRGSESEHEASRRVKSELLVQMDGISSNNEDPSKVVMVLAATNFPWDIDEALRRRLEKRIYIPLPNHEGREALLKINLREVKVDSSVNLADIARKLEGYSGADITNVCRDASMMSMRRKIAGLKPDQIRQLPKEELDLPVSASDFDEAVERCNKSVSQEDLEKYEKWMSEFGSS
- the LOC144470621 gene encoding peroxynitrite isomerase THAP4, which codes for MNLKLPMHDAIKPIAWLRGIWKTEKPASGKYPTIKSFKYDEEMSFRSIGQPMLNYTARSWYADSKKPIHYEMGFLRIVPDTNKVALLLSHNRGLVTIEEGIVEDKIVRLETVSIRIPTEGARVPKVTKLRREFRLIDNCLQHKLCLATETTPELHDHLLARYIKECENDP
- the LOC144470614 gene encoding uncharacterized protein LOC144470614 isoform X1, whose amino-acid sequence is MTSFYDNHGYYKKMLELQEKLRKSEEERIRLEERFKVLLQESRNRHNVCINRLRFKYIEFLEEQRMSDQRNYKLLEALDSVDNSLALMTARTERLNILRKHYEAYLRRMCTIHADGVSDMSSRKSDKYLQTDAKVQMSPEARSTLLLKSPQPNYQTIRSTICSPSETIKTPSRQRTTYDPNTLQMYWKNDIQQLPKIRLSLPSESKGFQQSQKIHSNNNLHLDPSDSPDESKLQNADRFDRFFAQGQLNLDATKFPYLPSVSQYPIDPSQRTQSFRLNPSNNYPNNNDSFPYLRTAYQRNEYDPSCRNKQVRMEENKEKVSMTTSSEFDEYLDKIRKLHRDLDIQSSDEDGIRDDLHTTASHDDSQISAKESFDKNFTSDVKKVLELAENLVSRTKYASNAKNVEKEEENQQSCVLMAKKNHVEISDAQQGRASLMAHATDKISNDIALYRPELDSHANIEKPKNPSYQGVDDPFDPRQEHSVHPSHGDDKIYVAEESKLEQFRFSVSEALEPWDLVSFEKQIKQIDFEEETVPNESDTSQIEQEVVAHETVQEQEQEQEQEVIFNNIDDTLELQDNEYVGDQHEGSKTENQYDEVSAPLQESEIENIQSQDDNDKILEQKDFDDYDDYNDNNQEKSDAMDNVFEAENSEKPNGKEISNENYDYDQNQTYEYEKKEEYDGYGIQEYPQEPSEQYEGYTSEQYDQYIGHPESSYDNQPDAQYQEDTNQKYAYPYNEQYEENQEFATNANEHYEPNVTEIQQKHEHELKTELNVPEEEFVEQLKESQSEERKEMEETEEKEKAEETEKTVEKEKKEEKEEQKKEEEKEEQKKKEDSMETASSKEEQSEILLSQNNQKKKKDVIKSLLDSDTDSTIEQNVSNTESDFDFN
- the LOC144470614 gene encoding uncharacterized protein LOC144470614 isoform X2, with translation MSDQRNYKLLEALDSVDNSLALMTARTERLNILRKHYEAYLRRMCTIHADGVSDMSSRKSDKYLQTDAKVQMSPEARSTLLLKSPQPNYQTIRSTICSPSETIKTPSRQRTTYDPNTLQMYWKNDIQQLPKIRLSLPSESKGFQQSQKIHSNNNLHLDPSDSPDESKLQNADRFDRFFAQGQLNLDATKFPYLPSVSQYPIDPSQRTQSFRLNPSNNYPNNNDSFPYLRTAYQRNEYDPSCRNKQVRMEENKEKVSMTTSSEFDEYLDKIRKLHRDLDIQSSDEDGIRDDLHTTASHDDSQISAKESFDKNFTSDVKKVLELAENLVSRTKYASNAKNVEKEEENQQSCVLMAKKNHVEISDAQQGRASLMAHATDKISNDIALYRPELDSHANIEKPKNPSYQGVDDPFDPRQEHSVHPSHGDDKIYVAEESKLEQFRFSVSEALEPWDLVSFEKQIKQIDFEEETVPNESDTSQIEQEVVAHETVQEQEQEQEQEVIFNNIDDTLELQDNEYVGDQHEGSKTENQYDEVSAPLQESEIENIQSQDDNDKILEQKDFDDYDDYNDNNQEKSDAMDNVFEAENSEKPNGKEISNENYDYDQNQTYEYEKKEEYDGYGIQEYPQEPSEQYEGYTSEQYDQYIGHPESSYDNQPDAQYQEDTNQKYAYPYNEQYEENQEFATNANEHYEPNVTEIQQKHEHELKTELNVPEEEFVEQLKESQSEERKEMEETEEKEKAEETEKTVEKEKKEEKEEQKKEEEKEEQKKKEDSMETASSKEEQSEILLSQNNQKKKKDVIKSLLDSDTDSTIEQNVSNTESDFDFN